The window CCTGGCAGGAATACTGCAAGTTTGCTCTGATCCGCTGACCTAACTGTTCAATAATTAAACAAAAAGCACTTGACAAAGCACTTTTTTATCTTTAACTTGTGGCAGTTATAGGATGTGACTGACTCTGTCTTCATCCGGCGGCCTTTTTTCACAAAGTGTACTTTTTCGAAACATTTGCGGGATATTTGTGCATCTGTCTGGTCAAGCAGGTGATTCCTCCGTCGATACATTATTTTTTAGTGCTTTATAATTACAAGTTAAACAAATTTTTAAAGCTGCCTGCCCTCTGCAAGATAAAAAATAGCTCATGGCATCAATATTGCATGCAATGCAGTTTGGAAGAGTAATTAATTCTATAGGGCATCGAAGAAAATGAGCTTTTTATCCCACTTTTATCCTTGTGATAGGGGAAAAGGTCCTATGAGGAGAACGTCAGTTGTTCTATTTTTGAGCAGCTTGCTTTTATGGCAGACGGCTGCAGCGGGTGATTCCAAGTTGGGCATTGGGCTGAACGCCGGCGTTCAAAAGCCCTATTGTGATGTTTTGCACACCGGACTTGCACCTGCAGGTGAAGTGATGGTGCGCTTTCTGGCCAGCGATTATCTGACGTTATCGCTCTCTGTCGGCGGCGGTGTGCTCAGCGACGGTTTGAGTTATTACACCTATCAGACCAAGATGGTCACCGGCGATCTCAAAGCGAATCTGAGTCTGGTCAAGACCGGCCGGATCCGGCCTTATCTGACTGTGGGCGCCAGCCTGTACAATTTCGAGTACACTGCGGATAAACCTTGGGCCATTGGCCTGGCCAATGACGGTGAACGGTTCAGCAGCAACGCCATCATCGTCGGTGGAGGCATGGAAATTTTGACGGCGCCTCAATTTGCGGTCAATCTGTTCGCCGATTATCGCCACACGCCGACCGATCTGCTCGACGGTGCTGAGCTGGGCAAGGCCAAAGACGGCTATCTCAACGGCCGCATTGGTTTTACTTATTATTTCGGCAACCGGCTGAAAAAAGCGCAGCCCTCGGAAGAGGACTTGATCGCGCAGCAGCTGGAGGACGCTTCCCAAACCGAGAACAGCGAAAAGATGTCCAAGTTCGAGGCCAAGCTCGACAAGCTCGAGGCCGGCGATGCCGATATGTACATGGAATCCTACGTGCGGCTGAAATCAAGGGTGGACGAACTGTACCAGCTCATCGACAACAAGGAAAAAGAGCTGGAGGATCTACGGGCCGCGCTGGATCTCAAGAATAAACGCATCATCGATCTGGAAACGACGTTGGAGAGGGGTGGGACGACCGAGCAGGTTGCCGTGGGCGAATTCAGCCTCAGCTACGAGGAGGCGCTGCGGTTGTTCTATGCCAGACGTTATCAGGAAGCGATTTCGCTGTTCTCGGCCTTGAAAGCCAAGTATCCGGATCATCCGTTGGTCAGCAACTGTCATTATTGGATAGGAGAATGCCATTTTGGGCTGCAGGATTATGCCCAGGCTTCAGATGTTTTTCAGGGTGTTTTCAACTGGCCGAATTCGCTTAAACGGGATGATGCGACATTGATGCTGGGCCGCTGTTACTACAATCTGCATGACACCGGCAAAGCCCGAAGCTATTTTCAGGGCGTGATCGATGATTATCCGGACAGTGAATATATCGAAAAGGCCAAAAGCTGGCTGCAGCGAATCGGCTAGACCGATGGGAACAAAAAAAGCCGTGTAGATTCTACACGGCTTTTTTTGTTGATGCGCCGGTTACTTTTTCTCACCGTACTTGTCGACGAACGCTCGAATGTCCTCCAAGTGCTGCAGGATCAGCCGGGC of the bacterium genome contains:
- the ybgF gene encoding tol-pal system protein YbgF codes for the protein MRRTSVVLFLSSLLLWQTAAAGDSKLGIGLNAGVQKPYCDVLHTGLAPAGEVMVRFLASDYLTLSLSVGGGVLSDGLSYYTYQTKMVTGDLKANLSLVKTGRIRPYLTVGASLYNFEYTADKPWAIGLANDGERFSSNAIIVGGGMEILTAPQFAVNLFADYRHTPTDLLDGAELGKAKDGYLNGRIGFTYYFGNRLKKAQPSEEDLIAQQLEDASQTENSEKMSKFEAKLDKLEAGDADMYMESYVRLKSRVDELYQLIDNKEKELEDLRAALDLKNKRIIDLETTLERGGTTEQVAVGEFSLSYEEALRLFYARRYQEAISLFSALKAKYPDHPLVSNCHYWIGECHFGLQDYAQASDVFQGVFNWPNSLKRDDATLMLGRCYYNLHDTGKARSYFQGVIDDYPDSEYIEKAKSWLQRIG